A genome region from Penaeus monodon isolate SGIC_2016 chromosome 14, NSTDA_Pmon_1, whole genome shotgun sequence includes the following:
- the LOC119581031 gene encoding carbonic anhydrase 1-like, whose protein sequence is MVGWGYSKTNGPATWASLYPIAGGSHQSPIDIKGSSCPCDGNLTAIQATYQDIRISELSNSGHSWKAQVAGGSSSLKGGPLSDEYVLEQFHCHWGKTNETGSEHTVNGHCYSGELHLVHWNKTKFNSFAEAAAAEGGLAVLGMFLVVGNEHAELGKVSKLLPFIQHKGQAITLTDPVNPAAFLPGSGSYWTYSGSLTTPPCYESVTWIVFEEPIQLSQEQLDAFRAMKSYHPTECCPEDELGGCLVENYRPPCPLFDRVVRSYKDKMEEE, encoded by the exons GTCCCGCTACTTGGGCCAGCCTCTACCCCATTGCTGGTGGCAGTCACCAGTCCCCTATTGACATCAAGGGGTCAAGTTGCCCATGCGACGGTAACCTAACTGCCATTCAGGCGACATATCAAGACATCAGGATCTCTGAGCTCTCCAACAGCGGACATTCATGGAAGGCTCAGGTTGCTGGGGGAAGTTCAA gcCTAAAAGGAGGACCTCTGTCGGACGAATACGTATTGGAACAGTTCCATTGCCATTGGGGTAAGACAAATGAAACTGGATCTGAACACACCGTCAATGGTCACTGCTACTCTGGGGAG TTGCATTTGGTGCACTGGAACAAGACCAAGTTTAACAGTTTTGCTGAAGCTGCAGCTGCTGAGGGTGGTCTTGCTGTACTTGGGATGTTCCTTGTT GTTGGCAACGAGCATGCTGAACTGGGTAAGGTTAGCAAGCTGCTCCCCTTCATTCAGCACAAAGGCCAAGCTATTACATTAACTGATCCAGTTAACCCAGCAGCTTTCCTGCCTG GCAGTGGATCTTATTGGACCTATTCTGGCTCCCTCACTACCCCACCTTGCTATGAATCAGTCACTTGGATTGTCTTTGAGGAGCCCATTCAGCTGTCCCAGGAACAACTGGATGCCTTTAG AGCAATGAAATCCTACCATCCAACTGAGTGTTGCCCAGAGGATGAACTTGGAGGCTGCCTTGTGGAGAACTATAGGCCACCATGTCCTCTCTTTGACAGAGTTGTCCGATCCTACAAGGACAAGATGGAGGAAGAGTAA
- the LOC119581032 gene encoding ubiquitin carboxyl-terminal hydrolase 30 homolog — MGLAAILQVFSSISSFVHVSRVRCEQLYRLKAVIVHVGDVFCGHFVTYRRGAIGSRTRNRWFYTSDLLVREASLEEVKKAHIYMILFEKVTQ; from the exons ATGGGCTTAGCAGCAATCTTACAAGTCTTCTCTTCCATCAGCTCATTTGTGCATGTGTCAAGAGTGCGGTGTGAACAGCTGTACAGACTGAAGGCAGTTATTGTCCATGTTGGAGATGTCTTCTGTGGACATTTTGTGACATACCGTCGAGGAGCGATAGGTTCACGCACAAGGAACAG ATGGTTCTACACATCAGATCTCTTAGTGAGGGAAGCAAGTTTGGAAGAAGTGAAGAAGGCTCACATCTACATGATACTCTTTGAGAAAGTAACACAGTAA